A window from Chrysemys picta bellii isolate R12L10 chromosome 20, ASM1138683v2, whole genome shotgun sequence encodes these proteins:
- the LOC101948181 gene encoding free fatty acid receptor 3-like isoform X1, translating to MCMAPQPEERALYLSIYLLTILTGFPTNLLALHALIRKLRCKATPNCILLLNLTLSDLCFLAFLPFKVAEARAGRWPLPAFLCPLSGLFYFSTIYSSTLFLTAVSVERYLAAAYPIRYKLRRRPAYAALASLGLWFCSLAHCSIVYVTELQPGGGPANTTSASSKGLCYDDFTPSQLQVLLPVRLELGIVLFLVPSLLTSFCYCGFVWVVVSSPHIRRGKKQRAVGLVAATLAVFIVCFTPYNVSHVVGFVQRASPSWRDKALLLSTFNASLDPVIFYFSSSAVQHSCRRFLARLWGVCSLPPLARKVFYRRTEKLTPGPPQEQCRGLGGGQVCCSKL from the coding sequence CATGGCCCCGCAGCCCGAGGAGCGCGCCCTGTACCTCTCCATCTACCTGCTGACCATCCTGACCGGCTTCCCCACCAACCTGCTGGCCCTGCACGCCCTCATCCGCAAGCTGCGGTGCAAGGCCACCCCCAACTGCATCCTCCTGCTCAACCTCACCCTCTCCGACCTCTGCTTCCTGGCCTTCCTGCCCTTCAAGGTGGCCGAGGCCCGGGCTGGGCGCTGGCCGCTGCCCGCCTTCCTCTGCCCCCTCAGCGGCCTCTTCTACTTCAGCACCATCTACTCCAGCACCCTCTTCCTGACGGCCGTCAGCGTGGAGCGCTACCTGGCTGCGGCCTACCCCATCCGCTACAAGCTGCGCCGCCGACCCGCCTACGCCGCCCTGGCCAGCCTGGGCCTGTGGTTCTGCTCCTTGGCCCACTGCAGCATCGTCTACGTGACCGAGCTGCAGCCAGGCGGCGGGCCGGCCAACACCACCAGCGCCTCCTCCAAGGGCCTCTGCTACGATGACTTCACCCCCAGCCAGCTGCAGGTGCTGCTCCCCGTGCGCCTGGAGCTGGGCATCGTCCTCTTCCTGGTGCCCTCCTTGCTCACCTCCTTCTGCTACTGCGGCTTTGTATGGGTGGTGGTCTCCTCGCCCCACATCCGCCGGGGGAAGAAGCAGCGGGCCGTGGGCTTGGTGGCAGCCACCCTGGCCGTCTTCATTGTCTGCTTCACGCCCTACAACGTCTCCCACGTGGTGGGCTTCGTCCAGCGGGCCAGCCCGTCCTGGCGGGACAAGGCTCTGCTCTTGAGCACCTTCAACGCCAGCCTGGATCCCGTCATCTTCTACTTCTCCTCCTCCGCCGTCCAGCACTCCTGCCGCAGGTTCCTGGCCCGGCTCTGGGGcgtctgctccctgccccccttggcCAGGAAGGTCTTCTACCGCCGAACGGAGAAACTGACACCGGGACCGCCCCAGGAGCAATGCAGAGGCCTTGGGGGCGGCCAGGTTTGCTGCTCCAAGCTGTGA
- the LOC101948181 gene encoding free fatty acid receptor 3-like isoform X2, with the protein MAPQPEERALYLSIYLLTILTGFPTNLLALHALIRKLRCKATPNCILLLNLTLSDLCFLAFLPFKVAEARAGRWPLPAFLCPLSGLFYFSTIYSSTLFLTAVSVERYLAAAYPIRYKLRRRPAYAALASLGLWFCSLAHCSIVYVTELQPGGGPANTTSASSKGLCYDDFTPSQLQVLLPVRLELGIVLFLVPSLLTSFCYCGFVWVVVSSPHIRRGKKQRAVGLVAATLAVFIVCFTPYNVSHVVGFVQRASPSWRDKALLLSTFNASLDPVIFYFSSSAVQHSCRRFLARLWGVCSLPPLARKVFYRRTEKLTPGPPQEQCRGLGGGQVCCSKL; encoded by the coding sequence ATGGCCCCGCAGCCCGAGGAGCGCGCCCTGTACCTCTCCATCTACCTGCTGACCATCCTGACCGGCTTCCCCACCAACCTGCTGGCCCTGCACGCCCTCATCCGCAAGCTGCGGTGCAAGGCCACCCCCAACTGCATCCTCCTGCTCAACCTCACCCTCTCCGACCTCTGCTTCCTGGCCTTCCTGCCCTTCAAGGTGGCCGAGGCCCGGGCTGGGCGCTGGCCGCTGCCCGCCTTCCTCTGCCCCCTCAGCGGCCTCTTCTACTTCAGCACCATCTACTCCAGCACCCTCTTCCTGACGGCCGTCAGCGTGGAGCGCTACCTGGCTGCGGCCTACCCCATCCGCTACAAGCTGCGCCGCCGACCCGCCTACGCCGCCCTGGCCAGCCTGGGCCTGTGGTTCTGCTCCTTGGCCCACTGCAGCATCGTCTACGTGACCGAGCTGCAGCCAGGCGGCGGGCCGGCCAACACCACCAGCGCCTCCTCCAAGGGCCTCTGCTACGATGACTTCACCCCCAGCCAGCTGCAGGTGCTGCTCCCCGTGCGCCTGGAGCTGGGCATCGTCCTCTTCCTGGTGCCCTCCTTGCTCACCTCCTTCTGCTACTGCGGCTTTGTATGGGTGGTGGTCTCCTCGCCCCACATCCGCCGGGGGAAGAAGCAGCGGGCCGTGGGCTTGGTGGCAGCCACCCTGGCCGTCTTCATTGTCTGCTTCACGCCCTACAACGTCTCCCACGTGGTGGGCTTCGTCCAGCGGGCCAGCCCGTCCTGGCGGGACAAGGCTCTGCTCTTGAGCACCTTCAACGCCAGCCTGGATCCCGTCATCTTCTACTTCTCCTCCTCCGCCGTCCAGCACTCCTGCCGCAGGTTCCTGGCCCGGCTCTGGGGcgtctgctccctgccccccttggcCAGGAAGGTCTTCTACCGCCGAACGGAGAAACTGACACCGGGACCGCCCCAGGAGCAATGCAGAGGCCTTGGGGGCGGCCAGGTTTGCTGCTCCAAGCTGTGA
- the LOC122172782 gene encoding tapasin-related protein-like, producing MRLELGCLVLWVQLLPWGPGSFTDANFTVVQSPSEVGVIRGDNATLNCTFSRGLSPDKGAVSWSRGGPGGEAAVPLRARFTLAYPDTFLHRGEGTLAITNVSLEDAGKYVCRVLLWGTGEARGNGTQLRVYARPSHPVVFLQFHPKPESKWTLVCRTAGFYPPPARLAWYQGSVRLPSTQPLQECGDPTGPLQASTTLDLPSSGPRATYTCQVMHPSLQNPLSTDYTYDPQHQDPPSLIAGLNLLKIALLGVLSLGVGLAAWLRPCLGRRRPLQGGEALSQKEPVRSVLGFTTRGRPSMGSPSPGAAPAAWIQGGSGNRRN from the exons AtgaggctggagctgggctgcctgGTGCTGTGGGTCCAGCTCCTCCCCTGGGGTCCAGGTTCCTTCACAG ATGCCAACTTCACCGTGGTGCAGTCTCCATCCGAGGTGGGCGTCATCCGGGGAGACAACGCCACCCTGAACTGCACCTTCTCCCGGGGCCTGTCCCCGGACAAGGGCGCCGTCTCCTGGTCCCGAGGCGGGCCGGGAGGAGAGGCCGCTGTGCCCCTGAGAGCCCGTTTCACGCTGGCCTATCCCGACACCTTCCTGCACAGAGGGGAAGGGACCCTGGCCATCACCAATGTCAGCCTGGAGGATGCTGGAAAATATGTCTGCCGGGTGCTGCTGTGGGGCACTGGGGAGGCACGAGGCAACGGCACCCAGCTGCGTGTTTATG cccGACCCTCCCACCCAGTTGTTTTCCTCCAGTTCCACCCGAAGCCGGAGTCGAAATGGACCCTGGTTTGCAGAACCGCTGGTTTCTACCCCCCACCTGCCCGGCTTGCCTGGTACCAAGGGAGTGTCCGTCTGCCCTCAACCCAGCCACTGCAGGAGTGTGGGGACCCGACCGGACCCCTCCAAGCTTCCACCACCCTGGACTTACCCTCATCGGGGCCCAGAGCCACCTACACCTGTCAGGTGATGCACCCGTCCCTGCAGAATCCCCTCAGCACTGACTACACCTATG ACCCGCAGCACCAGGACCCCCCCTCCCTGATCGCTGGCCTCAACCTCCTGAAAATAGCcctgctgggggtgctcagcctgggtgtggggctggctg CCTGGCTGAGGCCCTGCCTAGGGCGACGCCGCCCGCTCCAGGGGGGTGAGGCCCTGTCACAGAAGGAACCGGTCCGGTCAGTGCTGGGATTCACCACCAGAGGGCGCCCTTCCATGGGCTCCCCATCGCCAGGAGCTGCACCGGCTGCTTGGATTCAGGGGGGCTCGGGCAATAGAAGGAACTGA